GCTCGGGGTCATGCGCATCGGGGAACGGGCCGGTCTTGTCACGGCACTCTCGCGCCTGCTCCATCCTGCGCTTCAAAGGCTCTTCCCGGAGATCCCCAAAGACCATCCAGCCCTTGGGGCCATGGTCATGAATCTCGCCGCCAACATGCTCGGACTCGGAAACGCGGCTACTCCCCTGGGACTTGCGGCCATGAGGGACCTCCAGGGACTCAATTACGTCAAGGACCGGGCAAGTGACGCCATGTGCATGTTTCTCGCCCTCAACACGAGCTCGGTCCAGCTGGTGCCGACGACCGCCATCGCCGTACTTGCGGCCGCAGGAAGCATGAATCCATCGGCCATCATTCCAACAGCCCTTGTGGCAACGACCTTTTCCACGGCTGCTGGGATCCTTGCGGCCCTCCTTTTCCGGCATTTTTCCAGAAAGCAGGGAAAAACCCGAGGATGAACGGCCTTCTCGATGCGATCTCAGCCTCAGCCATTCCGGTCCTCGTGGCCGGAATCCCCATGTATGCCTTTTTCCGAAAGCGGGTCCCTGTCTATGAGGTCTTCGTGGAGGGGGCAAAGGAGGGTTTCGGCATTGCTGTAGGGATCATTCCCGCCCTTGTGGGGATGCTTGTGGCCATCAACATGTTCCGCGCATCAGGTGCCCTTGATCTCCTCGCATCCTCCCTCGCTCCCCTCCTCGGGGGTATGGGGATCACACCTGAACTCCTCGCACTCGCCATCGTCAGGCCGCTTTCGGGAAGCGGCTCCCTTGCGCTCCTCGCAGACATCGCCCGGACTTCGGGCCCCGATTCCCTGCCGGCCCGCATAGGGGCCACCCTTATCGGCTCCACGGAGACGACCTTCTACGTGATCGCCGTCTATTTTGGAAGCGTCGGCATTGCACGCTTCCGCTATGCCGTACCTGCCGGACTCATCGCCGATCTCGCAGGACTCGTGGCGAGCGTCCTGGTCTGCCGGTGGTTCTTCGGATAGGCCGGCCTCCCTGCATCACCATCTTCCATGACCGTGGCCCTGGCCATGATCCTTATCCTTGCCGTGAACCTTGTCCTTGTCACGGCCATTGCCGTGCCCATGGTCATGATCCTCGTCGTTTTCGCCTTGCCCACCCCAACGATCCATGTCCCGGACATGACGTTTTTTCCCGAAAATCCCTGTCGATAACAATGAAGTCCCTGTGTCTGGAGCGCAGGTCGATGATCCGCTCCGGAGGAACATGGTGATAATCGGACATGAATCTGAGGTTGACCAGGTTGACGATGTCGTCGTCATCGAGGATCACGACCCTTCCCCTCTTCTTCTTGTAATGACCGTATGCCTTTCCATACTGTGGGCAGGGCATGTAACCGCGGGGCAGCGGGACGTAATAGATATCGGGTGAAAGGCCGAAATGAAGGGTGATATCATACCAGCTCAGGCCTCGATGGCGCAGGTCGATGATCGTCATCGGCGAGCACCGGGCCGCCCTTGCGATGTGACAAACAACCGGGACTTCCCAGGGCGCAAGTCCACAGTCCCTAATGATGTAGATATCCCTTTCCGGCACTCGGTAATAGTCCCAAATGGAGTGGTAGAAAG
This is a stretch of genomic DNA from Deltaproteobacteria bacterium. It encodes these proteins:
- a CDS encoding spore maturation protein; amino-acid sequence: MNGLLDAISASAIPVLVAGIPMYAFFRKRVPVYEVFVEGAKEGFGIAVGIIPALVGMLVAINMFRASGALDLLASSLAPLLGGMGITPELLALAIVRPLSGSGSLALLADIARTSGPDSLPARIGATLIGSTETTFYVIAVYFGSVGIARFRYAVPAGLIADLAGLVASVLVCRWFFG
- a CDS encoding nucleoside recognition protein, giving the protein MLNAIWMGLLALSMLFGIWNGRMADISKAAVDGAKAGVEIAIGLVGIMALWLGVMRIGERAGLVTALSRLLHPALQRLFPEIPKDHPALGAMVMNLAANMLGLGNAATPLGLAAMRDLQGLNYVKDRASDAMCMFLALNTSSVQLVPTTAIAVLAAAGSMNPSAIIPTALVATTFSTAAGILAALLFRHFSRKQGKTRG